In Natranaerobius thermophilus JW/NM-WN-LF, the genomic stretch TTTATTGGAAAGTTTCTATTTTGCTATTCGAGGAATTGCATATACATTATTAACTCAACCAAATATGCGCTATCATCTGGTGGCTGCAATCCTGGCCTTTAGTTTGGGATTGTTCTTGGAAATTAATATAATTAAACTTTTACTGGTTGTGTTTGCCATTTTTTTAGTTTTGATTACTGAAATGATTAATACGGCAGTTGAAAGTACTGTTGATTTATATACTAGGGAAAAAAAACAACTAGCAGCTATCGCCAAGGATGTTGCAGCCGGGGCGGTATTACTAGCGGCTATTAATGCAATTATCTTAGGTTATATAGTTTTTTTTGAACCCGTAAATATTTTACTGTTAACCTGGACGGAATTCCTAGTTTCTGATAATACCTTAAATACTTTGTTATTATTTATTTTTGGTTTCATGATAGTAATCGGTGTTTTCACATATCTAAAAGGTAATAATGTCAAATTTATAACAGCTTGTGTCAGCTTTATCCTGGGCACTATTATCGTATTAATGTTTAACTATTTAGAACATATTCTACTGGCCATGACAATTGGACTTGGGTTTTACCTGCTCATTCTGTTATACTTGCGAAATAGAAGACAACTTCAGTTACAACTTAATTTTATTTGGGCATTAATAGGTTTGATTTTTGGTTTGTTAGTATTAATTTTTTGAACGTTGTTATTCATTGAGGGTGAGAACTATGGCGCGAACTGTATTAAAGAAGGTGCGGAATTATTTTATAGCTGGAATAATTGTACTGCTACCTATTGTTACTAGCATCTATCTATTTTGGGTGCTGTTTAATTGGCTGGATAGCTTGGTAGGATGGCCTTTAAAAGTTGTCCCATCGGATTTACCTGGTGCTGGTATTGTATCTGCTATTATAATCATATTTTTGACTGGTCTTTTGGCAACCAATATAGTAGGTAAGAAAATTCTGAGTCTAATGGATTTAATTTTTAGCAGGGTCCCCTTTGTGAGAAATATATATATAGCAGTCAAGCAACTCTTGGATACATTTTCTCAAAATAGTAAAACTTCTTTTAAAAAAGTGGTTATGGTTGAATATCCGAGAAAGGGTATTTATGCTATGGGCTTTGCTACTGGTGATGCAAAAGGTGAGCCTCAGAAACGTACTAGTTCAAATCTGTTAAGTATTTTTATACCGACTACTCCTAATCCTACATCTGGAATGTTAATAATGGTTCCCAAGGAAAATGTGACCTTTTTAGATATGAGTATCGAAGAGGGATTAAAATTTGTGATTTCAGGTGGGGTAGTAGCACCTCCTGTCGCGGACATGCATGATAAAACTTACATAAAGGAGGGACAAGGGGAATATGAAGAAAAAAGAAATTAAAGAAGAATTAATTCGTAATTTGTTAAGCCAAGCAGAACAAGCACTACAAAATGCCTATGTGCCTTATTCAAATTACCCAGTTGGAGCTGCAATGAAAACTAAAGATGGAGAAACTTTTACTGGCTGCAATGTAGAAAATGCCTCATATGGATTGACGAATTGTGCAGAAAGGACAGCTATATTTAAAGCTGTTAGCCACGGTTATAGAGATATCCAAGTGATGGCGGTGGTCTCAAACTCCGAAAGACATGCTTCACCCTGTGGTGCTTGTCGACAAGTGATCTCAGAGTTTAGTGATGATGCTATATTAATTCTTGCCAATAAAGATGGTGATTATCAGATTGTGAAAGCAAGTGAACTGTTGCCGGGGGCTTTTACGGCACAGGAATTAGAGTAAGAGGTAAAATCTATGAAACATCTATTTGTAATAAGAGGAATCTAAAAATCTTTAAATGAGTGAAAAAATATTAAAAGAGAGGAGAATGCTATATGGAAATAAGATCTCCCAGAGTAGAGATTTATGCTGACCGCATTGCATACAATGTGGAGTATTTGCAAAAACAAGCTGCTAAAAATAATATCTCTCTAGTAGGAGTAACTAAAGGGGTTCTTGCAGATCATCAGATTTTAGACGCTTACTTAAAAGGTGGTTTAGATTATTTGGGTGACGCTAGAATCCAAAATCTTAAAAGGGTTCGAGACTATGGATTTAGTGGAAAAACTTTGTTATTAAGAGCTCCCATGTACAGTGAAATTTCCCAGGTAATAAATTTTGCCAATGTGAGTTTAAATAGTGAACTTGATACATTAAAACTGTTAGATGAAGAATCAAAAAAGCAGGGAAAAACACATGGTTATATAATAATGGTAGATGTAGGTGACCGGCGAGAAGGTGTGTTGCCTGAAGATGTTAAGTCCTTTGTCAAAGAAGCTATCAAACTTGAAAATGTTAAGTTTGAAGGTTTGGGTTTAAATGTCGGTTGTTTTGGGGGTGTACTACCAACTACAGAAAATGCTCAAATCTTGATTGATCTAAAATCAGAACTTGAACAAGAAGGGATTGAAGTACCTACAATATCTGGTGGGAGCACATGTGGATTGAATATTATGTTCCATAATCAGTTACCGGAGGGAATTAATCAGTTACGAGTAGGTGAGGCTTTCCTAATTGGGAATGATAGTGTGCGGGAAACTCCAATACCTGGCACTTATCAAGATACTTTCCGTCTGGTCACTGAAATAATTGAAATTAAAGATCGTCCCTCACAACCCGAAGGAGAGATAGGTAAAGATCCTTTTGGTAATGTTCCGGAATTCCCTGATAGAGGAATTAGGAAACGTGCTATAGCTGCTATTGGTAAACAAGATGTGGCAATAGGCTCCTTGCTTCCCGAGGATGAACAAGTAACAATTGAAGGAGCAAGTAGTGATCATTTGATTTTAGACATAACTGATAGCGATCATAACTATAAAATAGGAGATGAAATAACTTTTGATATGGAATATGGTGCTGTGTTATTTACTATGACTTCTCCATATGTGCAAAAGGAATATATTTGGGATTCAATTTAAATAAACTTTGATTAAATAGGGTAATGTATTTAATAATATGAATTTTAAGGGGTGAACCAAAATATGGAGGAGGAAATTTTCTATTCTGGCTTTGTCTCAGTTATCGGAAGACCAAATGCCGGCAAGTCAACTTTGATCAATTATATATTAGGTGAAAAAGTAGTAATTACAAGTGACAAGCCCCAGACAACCAGAAATAAAATTCAATGTGTTTATAATGGTGAAAACAGTCAAATCATATTTCTTGATACGCCAGGGATGCACAAACCCAAGCATAAATTGGGAGAAAAAATGGTAAAAGCAGTTGATGAAAGTCTGAACGAAATGGATGCCATTTTATTTGTAATTGATGTATCCGTTCCCTTTGGAAAGGGAGAAACTATGTTAGTTGAAAGACTAGCGCGTCTATCAACTCCAGTTATTTTAGTAATGAATAAAATGGATCTGGTTGATGAAGACTTGGCCAGGGAAAAGACAGAGAAAATTAAGGAAAAATTGTCTCCTGAAAGTATTCACTATATATCTGCACTGTATGGGAACAATTTAGTTGACTTATTAGGAGAGCTTGAGAATTTAATGCCAGAAGGCCCGAAATACTATCCGGAAGATCAACTTATAGACCAGCCTGAGAGATTTGTAGTTTCCGAATTAATCAGGGAAAAACTTTTAAACTATACACAAGAAGAGATACCCCATTCTGTAGCTGTAGAAATTATGTTGATGGAAAATCGGGAAGATCAGGATTTAATAGATATAGAAGCGGTAATATATGTGGAACGTGAATCACAAAAAAAGATAGTTATCGGACGAAGAGGAAAATTACTAAAAAAGGTTGGTCAAGAAGCTCGACGCGATATTGAGAATTTATTAGGTTCTCAGATATACTTAGATTTATGGGTTAAAAATCAAAAAGATTGGCGAAACAGAGAAAGATTTTTAAGAGAGTTGGGGTATTAAAGATGTGTGCTCTGTATAATTCGGATGCGGTGGTTATTAGAAGCCGTGATTATAGAGATTATGACAAGATAATAAATCTGTTCACCCCTTATTATGGAAGAGTGTCTGCAGTTGTGAAAGGTGTTAAAAAACCTAAAAGCAAATTAGCAGGTATTGTACAAAGTTTTACTTACGGAAATTATCAACTTTACTCAGGAAAAAGCCTTGGTCGGCTAGTTCAAGGAAAGGTATTACATGGGTTTCAAGAATTGAGAACAGACCTAGTATTAATGAGTGCAGGTATGTGTATTTTAGAACTAATTGATAAAGCAATTCCAGAAGGTGAGGAGTACCCGGCTTTATTTGGAGTGACATTAAGTTGTTTTCATCTATTAGAAAAAAGTTACCCTCCTTCCCTGGTATTACGTATATTTGAAGCTAAATTGATACATAATTTAGGAGTGAGTCCAGAATTATCAGGATGTATCAATCATGGCAGTATTACCCAAGGGAATTTGTATTTTGATCCTGAAACTGGAGGATTGATTTGTGAAACCTGTTTTGAACAGTTAACAGAGAACCGGGGACCAGGGAGAGCCTTTCCTGTAGAAAAAGGAAGTATTAATATAATAAAACGTATGTTTGAATTTCCTGTATATAAACTGCGAACACTAAAACCGACTCAATTACAGTATGATACTTTGGAGAAAATGTTAACAAGCATGCTCGAAGTTCATTTTGGGATTGTATGTAAAACTAAGCCTTTTTTTAAGACCAATCTACAGAGAAATAGTTAAACATATGATGGATGATTTGATAAAATAAGGAATACTTTAACAGTTTTAGTTGACATGACCTGGGGTTTTTGCTATATTTTCCTTATAGTATAAAAAATAATAGAAATGGCGATGAAGAAAAGTAGTAGCTACCCAATATCTTAGCAGCGATTCGGGGACAGTGGGAGCTCGAAAAGATATGGTAGTGAAGGCGTTTCCGAGCCATAGTCACCTGAGTGGACTCTCCTTAAATGGAGGGTTAAATAGGGTGGAACCGCGGGAGAATCCCTCTCGTCCCTAGTATACGGGCGTAGAGGGTTTTTGTATTTTGTGACACTTGCACAAATTAAAGTATTCAATAATAATAACTCCAAGACTATGGAGGTGGGAGTAATTGAATTTTCAAGACTTAATGTTTTCTTTATTAAATTACTGGAAAGATCAAGAATGTTTGGTATGGCAACCCTATGATATTGAAAAGGGTGCGGGCACAATGAATCCTGCAACTTTTTTGAGGGCTTTAGGTCCAGAACCTTGGAATGTGGCATATTTAGAGCCTTCTAGAAGGCCTACAGATGGCCGTTATGGAGAAAACCCCAATAGATTATACCAACACCATCAAATTCAAGTAATTATGAAGCCAACTCCTGACGATATCCAGGAACGTTATCTGGAAAGTCTGCAAGCGCTGGGAATAAATCCTTTAGAACATGACATTCGTTTCGTTGAGGATAACTGGGAATCTCCGACCCTAGGAGCTTGGGGATTAGGATGGGAAGTTTGGTTAGATGGTATGGAAATTACCCAGTTTACCTACTTTCAACAAGTGGGAGGTATTGACGTAGATAAAGTGTCTTGTGAAATAACTTACGGATTAGAGCGTATCGCTATGTATCTTCAAGGTGTAGAAAATGTTTTTGATATCAAATGGAACGATCAGGTTACATATGGTGAACTGTTTAAACATGCTGAATACGAGCATTCAAAATTTTCCTTTGAGGATTCAGACACTGAAGTGCTATTCAAAGAATTTGAACTCTACGAAAAAGAAGCCAAACGCCTTCTTAACCAAGGATTAGTACTTCCTGGTTATGATTATGTTTTAAAGTGTTCACACACCTTTAATTTATTGGATGCCAGGGGTGCAATTAGTGTAACGGAGAGAACCGGTTATATCGGCAGAGTTCGTGATTTGGCCAGAATATGTGCAAAGGCTTTTTTAAGCCAACGGGAAGAACTCAATTATCCTCTTTTGAAGGAGGGTATCAGCTATGCATAATACATTACTATTCGAACTAGGAACTGAAGAATTACCAGCCAGATTTATTCCTGGTCTTATTAAACAGCTAGAAGAAAATTCCGCTAATTTGCTCACAGAATACAGAATTGAATATGAAAACATAAAAGTAATGGCTACTCCCAGGAGATTAACCTTGCTTGTTAACGGGTTAGCGGACAAACAGCAAAGCAGTACCACAATGAAAAGGGGACCTGCTAAAGAGATTGCCTTTGATGAAAATGGTGAACCAACCAAGGCTGCTATAGGTTTTGCCAGGGGTCAAAATATCGATCCAAAAGACTTGGAGATTAGAGAAGATAATGGGAAAGAGTATGTATATGCTGTAGCTGAAATTGTAGGTGAAAATTGCCAGGATGTATTGCCAAAATTACTAGACGAGTTGATTACTAAATTTAATTTACCGGTTAAAATGTTTTGGAATAACAAACAGGATAAATTTCTACGACCAGTTAGATGGTTGGTTTGCTTGTTTAATGATCAAGTGTTACCTTTAAACTTCGGAACTGTAGAGGCATCTAATATAAGCCGGGGACATCGGTTTCTATCCCAAGGTGATGTGATTATCAATTCAGCTGAAAATTATGAGGAAGTAATGCGTGATTCATGGGTGATGGTTGATCACAATGTAAGAGAGGAAACCATCAAAGCTCAGATTGAAGAACTGGCAGACCAAATGAATGCTAGTCCGGAAATGCCCCATGACTTATTGGAAGAAGTGAATTTTTTAGTTGAGTGGCCAACAGCTCTACTCGGGAATTTTGCAGAAGAGTTTTTAGAAATACCCAAAGAGGCATTAATAACAAGCATGCAAGAACATCAAAAATATTTTGCCCTAGTAGACAAAGAGGATTCTTCAAAATTACTTCCCTATTTTGTTGCAGTTAGAAATGGAGATGACCATGGGATCGATAAAGTAAAGGCAGGTAACGAGCGAGTTCTCAGGGCTCGTCTTTCAGATGCCAGGTTCTTTTTTGAAGAAGATACAAAAACTTCTCTTGAATCAAAACGGGAACAGCTAAAATCTATAATTTACAAAGAACAGCTAGGAAGTGTTGACCAGAAAGTCACCCGCATGGAAGAGTTGGGTAAAACTCTATTAGACATCTTGGAATTATCAGAACCTGTACGATCTCTAACTTTGCGGGCAATTGCTCTATCTAAAGCGGATTTACCTACTAACATGGTATCAGAATTTCCTCATCTACAAGGGATTATGGGAGAGAAATATGCTAGGATACATGGAGAAGATGAAAAAGTATGTCTAGGTATTTCGGAGCACTATCTTCCAAGACATACTGGTGATAAATTACCCCAAACAATGGTTGGGACTATTACCAGTATAGTTGATAAAGTTGATAATATTGCCAGTAGTTTTGCTATCGGAGAACGCCCCTCGGGTAGCCAAGACCCTTATGCTTTGAGGCGACAAGCGCTAGGAATTGTCCATATAATTCTTGAAACAGAATTGGCTTTCTCACTAGAACAACTATTCCACAGGGCTTTATCTCTCATACCCGAAAGTGCTTTAGTGGCACCAATTTCTAATATTCTTGATGATATTTTGGATTTCGTTAAATTAAGAAGTAGAACAATTTTTAATGAACAGGGACTACCAATAGATATTATTGATAGCACTTTAGAGGTTGATAAAGCAAATGTTTATAAAGCATATTTGAGAGCCAAAGTACTTAAAGATTACCGAGATTCTCAAGAATTAGAAGATGTTAGGACTGCCTATACTAGAGTTAAAAACCTAGCAAACAAAGCAAAGGGCGAAGATGTATATACTGAATTATTACAAGATGAAACAGAAAAAATGTTATATCACAAATATCTGAATACCGAAGATAAATTATTATCTGATTTAGAACAGGATGAAATATCATCAGCGATTTCGGAACTGGCTGGTTTTAAAGATTATATTGATCAGTTTTTTGATGAAGTAATGGTTATGGTCGACGATAAACATTTACAAAACAATCGACTTAACCTGATTTACCACATAAAAGAAATGTATAGACAACTTGCTGATTTTTCAATTATCCAGGATTAATTAAAGTTTTAAAAAGAGGCCAAATTTTTTGGTCTCTTTTTTTTAAAATTAGCAGGAAAAATTAAATATAAATAGTATATAATATATTGGCGTTTATTTTGATATAGTATAACATATTTAAGAAAAATTAGGTGGTGATGAACATCCGGCTATCTAAAAGACAAAATGAAATAGTAAAAATAGTACGTGAAAAGGGTCCTATCAGTGGTGAAGAGATCGCATCTTATCTGAATTTAGCTCGGGCCACTTTAAGGCCGGATTTAAGTTTCCTTACCATGTCGGGTTTGTTAGAAGCAAGGCCTAAAGTAGGGTATTATTATACTGGTAAAAGTATCGAAAATGCCCTTGGGGACATATTAAAACAAAATAAAGTTAGTGACATTAAGGGACTACCTGTAGCGGTATCTGAGGAAACTAGTGTTTATGATGCTATTGTAACACTGTTTTTAGAAGATGTGGGAACAATATTTGTGGTTGATGAAAATAACTATCTCAAAGGAGTAGCTTCAAGGAAAGATTTTCTTAAGATTACCCTGGGAGATAATGATTTGGGAAAAATGCCTGTAGGTATTGTTATGACACGCTGGCCCAATATAGTTACTTTGCGGGATGAAGATACAGCTTTGAGTGCTGCCAAAAAAGTTGAAGAATTTCAGGTGGATTGTATACCCGTAATCAGTGATGACAATGTAGAAGAACAGGCCGAGCTTACTGGTAGAGTTAGTAAAACTCATTTGGTTAAATTATTAGCTGAAATTGATGAACAGAGGTGAAAAATGAGTTATATTATTAGTTTATAAAAGAATATATTTATTTCTAGAGAGGAGGTACATTTTTGACTGAACAAAAGCTAACTCCTATCTGTTATGTGGTTTCCGATTCTATAGGTGAGACCGCAGAATTAGTAGTAAAAGCTACTTCAAGCCAATTTAATTCCGGGAATTGTGAATTAAGACGAGTCCCTTATGTCAGTGATAAGGAAACTATTAAAGAAGTGATTGAAGAAGCAGTAAATTTTAATTGCATGGTTGCTTACACCTTGGTAGATCCTGATTTGAGGTCTTTTATGGAAAAAATCACCCAGGAATATCAAGTGGAAGCAGTAGACATTATGGGACCTATGTTAGATTCCTTTGAAAAAGTTATGCAAAGAGAACCTAGGTTACAACCAGGTCTTGTTCGCAAATTGGATGAATCTTATTTTAAAAGGGTGGATTCCATCGAATTTGCAGTTAAATACGACGATGGTAAGGATCCTAGAGGGATTTTAAAGGCAGATGTGACATTACTAGGAGTATCTAGAACTTCTAAGACTCCTTTGAGTATGTATCTTGCCAATAAGCGTTTAAAAGTTGCCAATTTACCTCTGGTCCCAGAAGTGAAACCTCCAAAGGAGTTATATCAAATTCCTAGTCATAAAGTGATTGGATTAGTAATCAATCCATATAAACTAAATGAAATTAGAAAGGAGCGTCTGAAAACTTTAGGCTTAAAATCTCAAGCAAACTATGCAAATATGGATAGGATTTTAACTGAGCTGGATTATGCTGAAGAAATAATGAAAAAAATTGGTTGTCCTACCATTGACGTTAGTAATCGGGCTGTGGAGGAAACGGCCCAAAAAATACTAGACATGATTAGAGGGGGTAAAGATAATGACTTCGATGGATAAACTAGTTTATAAGTTTTCAGAAGGCAGCAGAGATATGAAGCCTTTTTTAGGGGGAAAGGGTGCCAATCTTGCCGAAATGACGAAAATCGGTCTACCGGTTCCACCAGGATTTACAGTTTCCACTGATGCTTGTAATGAATACTTTAAAAATAATGGGATATTAACAGAACAATTGCGGGAGCAAATCTTCACTGCTCTTTCGGAAATTGAAAATGCAACTAATAAAAAATTTGGTGATCCTTCTAATCCTTTATTAGTATCAGTGCGCTCTGGAGCAGTAATTTCCATGCCAGGGATGATGGACACAGTTTTGAATCTAGGATTGAATGATGAAACAGTACAAGGTCTGGCCCGTCAAACTTCCAATGATAGATTTGCTTATGATTCCTACAGACGTTTTATTCAAATGTTCAGTGATGTAGTTATGGGAATAGGAAATTATATGTTTGAAAATGAAATGTCCCGCTTAAAAGAAGAATATCAGGTAACTGAAGATACTCAACTTAACAGTCAGGCATTACAGGACCTGATCACAAGGTATAAGCAGGTATATAACAGAGAAACCGGTGAGGAATTCCCCCAGGACCCAAAAGACCAATTGATTATGGCAGTCAAAGCGGTTTTTAATTCCTGGAATAATCAAAGAGCCAAAGTTTATAGAGAAATTCATAATATCTCTCACGAACTAGGTACTGCTGTTAACGTACAGACCATGGTATTTGGAAATATGGGGAATGATAGTGGAACAGGTGTGGCTTTTACGCGAAACCCGTCAACTGGTGAGAAAAATATATATGGAGAATTTCTACTAAATGCCCAAGGAGAAGATGTGGTAGCAGGGATTAGAACACCAAAAGCGATTAAAGATCTGGAGGATGAATTTCCTGAAGTTTATAATCAGTTTCTAGAAGTCAGTCAACTTCTAGAAAACCATTATTGCGATATGCAAGATATTGAATTTACAGTTGAAAATAAAAAGCTCTATTTATTGCAAACTAGAAATGGAAAGAGAACAGCAGCTGCTGCTGTAAAAATTGCAGTGGATATGGTTGAAGAGGGAGTAATATCGAAAGAAACTGCATTACAAAGAGTAGAACCAGAACAAATTGCCCATTTATTGCACCCACAAATTGATCCCGATCAGGACTTTGAAATGTTGACCAGTGGTTTACCTGCTTCGCCCGGTGCTGCTACTGGCAATGTGGTCTTTGATGCCAATGAAGCTGAGGAGTTAAAAAACATTGGTAAAAATGTCATCCTAGCTAGACCAGAAACTACCCCTGACGATATACATGGGATAGTTGCAGCAGAAGGAATACTAACAAGTCGTGGTGGCATGACTAGTCATGCAGCTGTTGTGGCTAGAGGTATGGGTATTCCAGCCGTTTGTGGTTGTGATGAAATAAGTATTGATCTTGAGAATGAGAGAATGATCATTAACGGCCAAAACATAAATAAGGGTGAGTTAATTTCCATTGATGGTGGTAGTGGTAAAGTAATCTCTGGAGCTGTAAAATTAACGGACCCTGGACTAAATGAAGAAAGTCAAAAATTACTTGATTGGGCAGAAAATATCAAACAATTAGGTGTGAGAGCTAATGCAGACACACCATCTGATGCCGCAAAAGCAAGAGAGTTTGGGGCCAAAGGGATTGGTCTTTGTAGAACTGAACACATGTTTATGGGTTCAGAGCGCTTACCTAAGGTTCAGGAAATGATTATTTCAGAGTCTGAAAGCCAAAGGAAAGAAGCTTTAGATAAATTGGTCCCATATCAAGAACAAGATTTTTATGAAATCTTAAAAATTATGGATGGATATCCTACCACTGTAAGATTATTGGATCCGCCACTCCATGAATTTTTGCCCGACAGAGAAAAACTTGAACAAGAATTGAATAACTTATCGAAAGATGAGATTGATGAAGAGGCCTTAGAAGAGAAAAAACAACTTCTTGATAAAGTTAAAGCCCTAGAAGAATCTAATCCTATGCTAGGATTTAGGGGCTGTCGTTTAGGATTAATATACCCAGAAATTTATAATATGCAGGTGGAAGCCCTGGTCAAAGCAACTAAAAAGCTATTGGCTGAAGGATACTCACCGCAACCAGAGATTATGGTACCTTTAGTAGGACATGAAACAGAAATGGAGTTATTAAAAGATAGCATTCATGAAATAATAGACTTACATGTAGAAGCACCAGAAGAAAAAGAAATCTTCCATGTTGGGACCATGATCGAATTACCCAGAGCTTGTATGACAGCTGATGAAATTGCCAATCATGTTCAATTCTTTTCTTTTGGTACTAATGATCTTACACAAACAACTTTAGGATATAGTAGAGATGATGCAGAAGGAAAGTTCTTAGCTCATTATATGCAAAATGACATTATTCCTGAAAACCCTTTTATGATTTTAGACCAGGCAGGAGTGGGTGAACTAGTTAAAATAGCAGTTGAAAAATCAAAACAGGTCAATCCAGATTTAACTAGAGGTATTTGTGGTGAACACGGAGGCGATCCTGATTCTATTAAATTCTTCCATAAGATTGGACTACACTATGTTAGTTGTTCTCCTTTTAGGGTTCCTGTAGCAAGGTTGGCTGCAGCACAATCTGTTTTAAATTCAGAATAAGTATAATTTCTTTTTTCTTTGTTATGTATTTATTTTGGTTTACACATTACAAGTAATGTAAAAATGCTCCCCTTTAGGTACAGATTTGTTTTTAACTGCAACCTTAAGGGGAGCATATCTTTTTAACTCAAATTTAAGCTGGTAATTTAACAAATATTACAACATAAATTTAATCATCGCCAAAAATAAAGTCGACTATACTATCTTTTATACTCTCAAATGTGTTGGATATTGCATCACTAATTGTTCTAGCAATTCTACCAAAAAAACCAAGTTCTTCTACTTCATCTTGAGCAATTCCGGGGATAGAAGCTATTTCTTTTCCGTCTTCAATGACTAATAACTCACCTAAATATTCACCTTTTTGGATTGGGGCTCTAAGTTCTTCATCTTTTGGTTGAAATACAAATTCAAGTTCTTGATCATTGTCAAACTTGGTAGTTACATTTGCTTCAGTTTCTGATATTGCCATTGTTTGGCGTTCTGAGCCATCTTTAACATCTACTTGTTCCAATTCGTCACCTTCATCAAATAACTTTATTTTTTGATACTCCGAGAATCCGTGATCAAAAAGTTGGCGAGTAATATTAAATCTTTCAGTTTGTTCTTCAGCACCTAAAACAACTGCAATTAGTCTCATATCGTCGCGTTGGGCAGTACCCACAAAGTTATAACCTGCTTCTTCGATTTGACCAGTTTTCA encodes the following:
- a CDS encoding diacylglycerol kinase family protein; protein product: MERRNLLESFYFAIRGIAYTLLTQPNMRYHLVAAILAFSLGLFLEINIIKLLLVVFAIFLVLITEMINTAVESTVDLYTREKKQLAAIAKDVAAGAVLLAAINAIILGYIVFFEPVNILLLTWTEFLVSDNTLNTLLLFIFGFMIVIGVFTYLKGNNVKFITACVSFILGTIIVLMFNYLEHILLAMTIGLGFYLLILLYLRNRRQLQLQLNFIWALIGLIFGLLVLIF
- a CDS encoding DUF502 domain-containing protein yields the protein MARTVLKKVRNYFIAGIIVLLPIVTSIYLFWVLFNWLDSLVGWPLKVVPSDLPGAGIVSAIIIIFLTGLLATNIVGKKILSLMDLIFSRVPFVRNIYIAVKQLLDTFSQNSKTSFKKVVMVEYPRKGIYAMGFATGDAKGEPQKRTSSNLLSIFIPTTPNPTSGMLIMVPKENVTFLDMSIEEGLKFVISGGVVAPPVADMHDKTYIKEGQGEYEEKRN
- a CDS encoding cytidine deaminase, with the translated sequence MKKKEIKEELIRNLLSQAEQALQNAYVPYSNYPVGAAMKTKDGETFTGCNVENASYGLTNCAERTAIFKAVSHGYRDIQVMAVVSNSERHASPCGACRQVISEFSDDAILILANKDGDYQIVKASELLPGAFTAQELE
- a CDS encoding alanine/ornithine racemase family PLP-dependent enzyme, producing MEIRSPRVEIYADRIAYNVEYLQKQAAKNNISLVGVTKGVLADHQILDAYLKGGLDYLGDARIQNLKRVRDYGFSGKTLLLRAPMYSEISQVINFANVSLNSELDTLKLLDEESKKQGKTHGYIIMVDVGDRREGVLPEDVKSFVKEAIKLENVKFEGLGLNVGCFGGVLPTTENAQILIDLKSELEQEGIEVPTISGGSTCGLNIMFHNQLPEGINQLRVGEAFLIGNDSVRETPIPGTYQDTFRLVTEIIEIKDRPSQPEGEIGKDPFGNVPEFPDRGIRKRAIAAIGKQDVAIGSLLPEDEQVTIEGASSDHLILDITDSDHNYKIGDEITFDMEYGAVLFTMTSPYVQKEYIWDSI
- the era gene encoding GTPase Era, whose amino-acid sequence is MEEEIFYSGFVSVIGRPNAGKSTLINYILGEKVVITSDKPQTTRNKIQCVYNGENSQIIFLDTPGMHKPKHKLGEKMVKAVDESLNEMDAILFVIDVSVPFGKGETMLVERLARLSTPVILVMNKMDLVDEDLAREKTEKIKEKLSPESIHYISALYGNNLVDLLGELENLMPEGPKYYPEDQLIDQPERFVVSELIREKLLNYTQEEIPHSVAVEIMLMENREDQDLIDIEAVIYVERESQKKIVIGRRGKLLKKVGQEARRDIENLLGSQIYLDLWVKNQKDWRNRERFLRELGY
- the recO gene encoding DNA repair protein RecO yields the protein MCALYNSDAVVIRSRDYRDYDKIINLFTPYYGRVSAVVKGVKKPKSKLAGIVQSFTYGNYQLYSGKSLGRLVQGKVLHGFQELRTDLVLMSAGMCILELIDKAIPEGEEYPALFGVTLSCFHLLEKSYPPSLVLRIFEAKLIHNLGVSPELSGCINHGSITQGNLYFDPETGGLICETCFEQLTENRGPGRAFPVEKGSINIIKRMFEFPVYKLRTLKPTQLQYDTLEKMLTSMLEVHFGIVCKTKPFFKTNLQRNS
- the glyQ gene encoding glycine--tRNA ligase subunit alpha translates to MNFQDLMFSLLNYWKDQECLVWQPYDIEKGAGTMNPATFLRALGPEPWNVAYLEPSRRPTDGRYGENPNRLYQHHQIQVIMKPTPDDIQERYLESLQALGINPLEHDIRFVEDNWESPTLGAWGLGWEVWLDGMEITQFTYFQQVGGIDVDKVSCEITYGLERIAMYLQGVENVFDIKWNDQVTYGELFKHAEYEHSKFSFEDSDTEVLFKEFELYEKEAKRLLNQGLVLPGYDYVLKCSHTFNLLDARGAISVTERTGYIGRVRDLARICAKAFLSQREELNYPLLKEGISYA
- the glyS gene encoding glycine--tRNA ligase subunit beta, whose translation is MHNTLLFELGTEELPARFIPGLIKQLEENSANLLTEYRIEYENIKVMATPRRLTLLVNGLADKQQSSTTMKRGPAKEIAFDENGEPTKAAIGFARGQNIDPKDLEIREDNGKEYVYAVAEIVGENCQDVLPKLLDELITKFNLPVKMFWNNKQDKFLRPVRWLVCLFNDQVLPLNFGTVEASNISRGHRFLSQGDVIINSAENYEEVMRDSWVMVDHNVREETIKAQIEELADQMNASPEMPHDLLEEVNFLVEWPTALLGNFAEEFLEIPKEALITSMQEHQKYFALVDKEDSSKLLPYFVAVRNGDDHGIDKVKAGNERVLRARLSDARFFFEEDTKTSLESKREQLKSIIYKEQLGSVDQKVTRMEELGKTLLDILELSEPVRSLTLRAIALSKADLPTNMVSEFPHLQGIMGEKYARIHGEDEKVCLGISEHYLPRHTGDKLPQTMVGTITSIVDKVDNIASSFAIGERPSGSQDPYALRRQALGIVHIILETELAFSLEQLFHRALSLIPESALVAPISNILDDILDFVKLRSRTIFNEQGLPIDIIDSTLEVDKANVYKAYLRAKVLKDYRDSQELEDVRTAYTRVKNLANKAKGEDVYTELLQDETEKMLYHKYLNTEDKLLSDLEQDEISSAISELAGFKDYIDQFFDEVMVMVDDKHLQNNRLNLIYHIKEMYRQLADFSIIQD